The following coding sequences are from one Methylosinus sp. H3A window:
- a CDS encoding VOC family protein, with product MNTDFTIASNEPMKFPGSIDIAQVRIARPTDQLEALVAFYRDGLGLAELYRFTDHSGYDGLMLGLPGRAYHLEFTQHRAGSPCPAPSRDNLLVLYIPDAQQLASLRDRLIRSGNEPVDPENPYWLDRGLTFEDPDGWRVVLCGAQGI from the coding sequence ATGAACACCGATTTCACCATCGCATCTAATGAACCCATGAAGTTCCCAGGGAGTATCGACATTGCGCAAGTGAGGATTGCGCGTCCAACCGATCAACTCGAAGCATTGGTGGCTTTCTATCGCGACGGTTTGGGGCTGGCTGAGCTATATCGATTTACCGATCATAGTGGATACGATGGCCTCATGTTGGGCCTTCCCGGTCGGGCCTATCATCTGGAATTCACACAGCACCGCGCCGGGAGCCCATGCCCGGCCCCCAGTCGGGACAACTTGTTGGTCCTGTATATTCCAGACGCTCAACAACTCGCGAGCCTGCGCGACCGACTGATCCGATCGGGCAATGAACCTGTCGACCCCGAAAACCCCTATTGGCTCGACCGAGGTCTCACCTTCGAAGATCCCGATGGTTGGCGAGTAGTGCTTTGTGGCGCTCAAGGCATATGA
- a CDS encoding LysR family transcriptional regulator, producing the protein MKQAMTKITLEQWRVFVATARHGSFHQAAERLSKTQSAVSHAVRKMEECLGQELFAIEGRRATLTKTGEMIFPRARELIGHATQIEHFCSGFDPSSEGEITAAIDIIFPKPILLNALHQYSLLYPRLSVRVCETALSGASEAFEEGRAQIGIASYLPGRIVAEPLLSVRFICVAAAGHPLHQLGLLTHELLKDHRQVVMSDSGLRGADSGWLGSRQRWTVSHLTTSVALVADGQGYAWLPEHCIRDELASGRLRPLNLAAGRSRIVQLNIGYGEHLEQVRQILDLVAIFRDAVQDSEPPTLPTMPSRIDADCGRTISSVM; encoded by the coding sequence ATGAAACAGGCGATGACGAAAATCACGCTCGAGCAATGGCGCGTGTTCGTCGCCACGGCACGGCACGGAAGTTTTCATCAAGCGGCCGAACGATTGAGCAAGACGCAGTCGGCGGTCAGCCACGCCGTTCGCAAAATGGAGGAATGCCTGGGCCAAGAACTCTTCGCGATCGAAGGACGACGGGCGACCCTGACCAAGACCGGCGAAATGATTTTTCCTCGCGCACGGGAGCTCATTGGCCATGCGACGCAAATCGAGCACTTCTGCTCGGGTTTCGATCCTAGCTCCGAGGGCGAGATTACGGCCGCAATCGATATTATTTTTCCCAAGCCGATTCTCTTGAACGCACTCCACCAATATTCGCTTCTCTACCCGAGGCTATCGGTACGGGTTTGCGAAACGGCATTGTCGGGCGCGAGCGAAGCCTTCGAGGAAGGACGCGCGCAGATCGGCATAGCGAGCTATCTTCCCGGCCGTATCGTCGCCGAGCCTCTGCTCTCGGTGCGTTTCATCTGTGTGGCCGCCGCGGGCCATCCCCTGCATCAGCTCGGCCTGCTCACGCATGAATTGCTCAAGGATCATCGTCAGGTCGTAATGAGCGACTCCGGCCTGCGGGGAGCGGACAGCGGATGGCTCGGCTCACGTCAGCGCTGGACGGTCAGCCACCTTACGACATCGGTCGCCCTCGTCGCCGATGGCCAGGGCTACGCGTGGCTTCCAGAGCACTGCATTCGCGACGAACTCGCATCGGGGCGGCTGCGTCCATTGAACCTGGCGGCGGGACGCAGCCGCATCGTCCAGCTCAACATCGGCTATGGAGAGCATTTGGAACAAGTGCGCCAGATTCTCGATCTCGTCGCAATCTTCCGCGACGCAGTGCAAGATTCCGAGCCTCCTACCCTTCCCACCATGCCAAGCCGCATCGATGCGGACTGTGGGCGAACTATTTCGAGCGTGATGTGA
- a CDS encoding PaaI family thioesterase, whose translation MTNISDHARLHSRALLMHDFQRYCGLELLEQEAGRCRCRLVVTPAIDNLSRCLHGGVTYAMLDVTSMLATLPLLAPDEYAVSTNMAVSILTPMPRDSIAEFQASVIRAGRRMIFTSVAAIRVGVGGAHTPFATAQISKARVRQTILVPDANGVVERAAS comes from the coding sequence ATGACCAACATATCCGATCATGCGCGCCTGCATAGCCGAGCGCTCCTCATGCACGACTTTCAGCGCTATTGCGGCCTGGAGCTGCTGGAGCAGGAAGCCGGTCGCTGCCGTTGTCGACTGGTCGTCACCCCCGCCATCGACAATCTGAGCCGCTGCCTGCATGGCGGCGTGACCTACGCCATGCTGGACGTCACCAGCATGCTCGCGACTTTGCCTCTGCTGGCTCCTGACGAATATGCGGTCAGCACGAACATGGCGGTCTCGATCCTGACGCCGATGCCCCGCGATTCGATCGCGGAATTTCAAGCCAGCGTGATCCGAGCAGGACGCAGGATGATTTTCACCTCGGTCGCCGCCATACGCGTCGGCGTCGGTGGCGCACACACGCCTTTCGCAACGGCGCAGATTTCCAAGGCGCGAGTGCGGCAGACCATTCTCGTTCCGGACGCAAACGGTGTTGTCGAGCGCGCGGCGTCGTAA
- a CDS encoding acyl-CoA dehydrogenase family protein has translation MFQTALRAFVAERVEPNIDAWERAGAYPASLHAEAGAARLLSLGDVPGPVPPIHQTRMRMLLEEVTRGGSQGLAVGLCSHFVSLSILASAGAEAFGSVIADVLAGARIIALALTEPDAGSDLTALDARAALGADGAWRITGEKRFICNGARAHCLVLGARAPDGLGLFLVEQPQAEIIGYPLEPSGWRCLPLAAIRFANARARLIAAPDRSGRILRGALTRERLNLAISAASAAEVVSAAVLKHSRSRLIRNAPLIAMTHVRQTLAELHTAVAMARHFVDRTTVEDGEVQVAMAKNAATAAFAFAAQIAVRLHGAAGCVSPSLAERSLRDAPLVAIGGGTTEVMNEIIARSLERRPE, from the coding sequence ATGTTTCAGACCGCGCTTCGCGCCTTCGTCGCGGAGCGTGTCGAACCGAATATCGACGCCTGGGAACGCGCCGGGGCCTATCCGGCGAGCCTGCACGCCGAAGCGGGAGCGGCTCGCCTGCTCTCGCTCGGCGACGTTCCGGGGCCTGTTCCGCCTATTCATCAGACCCGGATGCGAATGTTGCTCGAAGAAGTCACCCGCGGCGGATCGCAGGGGCTGGCGGTAGGGCTCTGCTCGCACTTCGTCAGCCTGTCGATCCTCGCATCGGCGGGAGCGGAGGCGTTCGGATCCGTCATCGCCGATGTGCTGGCGGGCGCGCGCATCATCGCCCTCGCCCTCACCGAGCCGGACGCCGGTTCCGATCTGACCGCGCTCGACGCACGCGCCGCGCTCGGAGCCGACGGCGCGTGGCGGATCACCGGCGAGAAACGCTTCATCTGCAATGGAGCGCGCGCCCACTGCCTAGTCCTCGGCGCACGTGCGCCCGATGGCCTCGGCCTCTTCCTGGTCGAGCAGCCGCAAGCGGAGATTATCGGATATCCTCTCGAGCCGTCGGGTTGGCGCTGCCTTCCACTCGCGGCCATCCGCTTCGCGAACGCCCGCGCGCGGCTGATCGCCGCCCCCGACCGGAGCGGCCGAATCCTGCGCGGCGCCTTGACGCGAGAGCGGCTCAATCTGGCGATCTCGGCGGCGAGCGCCGCCGAGGTCGTGAGCGCCGCCGTTTTGAAGCACAGCCGAAGCCGCCTCATTCGCAACGCGCCTTTGATCGCCATGACGCATGTTCGCCAGACTCTCGCCGAATTGCACACGGCCGTCGCCATGGCCCGTCATTTCGTGGATCGGACGACCGTCGAGGACGGCGAAGTCCAGGTGGCGATGGCCAAGAACGCGGCGACCGCAGCCTTCGCATTCGCGGCGCAGATCGCGGTTCGATTGCACGGGGCGGCCGGCTGCGTGTCTCCTTCGCTCGCCGAGCGAAGCCTGCGCGACGCCCCTCTCGTCGCCATCGGCGGCGGCACGACCGAGGTGATGAACGAAATCATCGCTCGCTCACTCGAACGGAGACCGGAATGA
- a CDS encoding FAD-dependent monooxygenase, translating to MKIGIIGAGLNGLALALLLKRFGVGAEVYERGDGPRDTGSGIYVWPQGVQVLRFMFGDDRLLAAGQPIEFLDTLDRRGKLIHSQPVRLEGFEFPAPAMMFPRKRLFGMLRDALDAHAITADAGCESISQDENGVTVDFTDGLSRRFDVVVGADGVFSRVRSAVAPEAIVADTGVAACRGIVEFAHPALLGDRCQIFTYDSARVVTYPLDESRSLRYWFYAYRHLDRPLLDKNGIRAAIADIADPLPAMVDATPPESMLHNRLHAIKHIENWHRGRVTLLGDSAHAMLPTLGYGFTLGLENGFALAQSLVCNCDADITSALRRYSRRVRLRSREMLEVMSDLTDLFYFREEGSVTNDALRDRLTKFRSLAETTVF from the coding sequence ATGAAAATCGGAATCATCGGCGCGGGGCTCAACGGCCTCGCCCTCGCCTTGCTCCTGAAACGCTTCGGGGTCGGAGCGGAGGTATACGAGCGCGGCGACGGGCCGCGCGACACGGGTTCGGGAATCTATGTCTGGCCGCAAGGCGTGCAGGTGCTGCGCTTCATGTTCGGGGACGATCGTCTGCTGGCGGCCGGTCAGCCGATCGAGTTTCTCGACACGCTCGACCGGCGCGGCAAACTGATCCACAGCCAGCCGGTGCGGCTCGAAGGATTCGAGTTTCCCGCGCCGGCGATGATGTTCCCGCGCAAGCGGTTGTTCGGCATGCTGCGCGACGCTCTCGACGCTCACGCCATCACCGCCGACGCCGGATGCGAGTCGATCTCGCAGGACGAGAATGGCGTGACGGTCGACTTCACCGATGGGCTCTCACGTCGCTTCGATGTCGTCGTCGGAGCCGATGGCGTTTTCTCCCGGGTGCGCAGCGCCGTCGCCCCGGAGGCGATCGTCGCCGACACGGGCGTCGCGGCCTGCCGCGGCATCGTCGAATTCGCGCATCCGGCGCTGCTCGGCGACCGATGCCAGATCTTCACCTACGACAGCGCTCGGGTGGTGACCTATCCGCTCGATGAGAGCCGATCTCTGCGTTACTGGTTCTACGCCTATCGGCATCTCGATCGGCCGCTGCTCGACAAGAACGGAATTCGCGCCGCGATCGCCGACATCGCCGACCCTCTTCCGGCGATGGTCGACGCGACGCCGCCCGAATCGATGCTCCACAATCGCCTGCACGCGATAAAGCATATCGAGAACTGGCACCGCGGCCGGGTGACGCTCCTCGGAGACAGCGCGCACGCCATGCTGCCCACGCTCGGTTACGGCTTCACGCTCGGCCTCGAGAACGGCTTCGCTCTCGCTCAATCGCTCGTCTGCAATTGCGACGCGGACATCACGAGCGCTCTGCGCCGCTATTCACGCAGGGTGCGGCTGCGTTCGCGCGAGATGCTCGAGGTCATGAGCGATCTGACCGATCTGTTTTATTTTCGCGAGGAGGGCTCGGTGACGAACGACGCGCTACGGGACCGGCTGACGAAATTCAGAAGCCTCGCCGAAACCACGGTTTTCTGA
- the asnB gene encoding asparagine synthase (glutamine-hydrolyzing): MCGFLAIYDSGPRPVARAKILDGLAAIRHRGPDERDVWIDPRGNVAFGHARLSIIGLGNGRQPIASADGSIHLIVNGEFYDFERIRDELRARGCVFRTESDSEIALHLYREFGTAGLERLRGEFALVLYDANERQLVAMRDRFGIKPLFIAEHEGAIYIGSEIKALLAAGVPAIWDEDAYVSRGFYLSNQTLFKKVRSVAPGRFVTATPSGLREQTYWDLDFSSADSLDNDRFDEAEAVAGLREKILEAVRLRLRSDVPVAIYLSGGIDSSAMLGCATHLSGAPLDAYNLSFVDSEAHDERRFAEQAAAHAGARFCSIPVTQNDLADNFDDALWHNETPFFNAHGVAKYLLSRAVRDAGFKVVLTGEGSDEIFAGYPHFRRDMLLYNAQHQDCDVVEELRSKLKASEAGYARERLPSDATWMTAQLGHGVSWIDNQSSWFGALQALYGGETRRRWSGIGPYRRFYNGTAHHRLAGRDPVHRSMYLWAKSFLPNFVLTTLGDRMEMAHSVEGRVPLLDHHVAEYACRLPVWLKIKGGTEKHIFREAMRPFLPEALYKRKKHYFRAPPAMLRHDDRLSQLVRDALHGDALFDLPFFDAKLVRRALAELPGLPPDQQALLDPMFMEIASLCLMQRRFRMNSETSGATENLVMEEMA; encoded by the coding sequence ATGTGTGGTTTTTTGGCAATTTACGACAGCGGTCCGCGTCCTGTGGCGCGCGCGAAAATTCTCGATGGTCTGGCCGCCATTCGCCATCGCGGACCAGACGAACGAGACGTCTGGATCGATCCGCGAGGGAACGTCGCATTCGGACACGCGCGGCTCAGCATCATAGGCCTCGGCAACGGACGGCAGCCGATCGCCTCCGCGGATGGCTCGATCCATCTGATCGTCAATGGCGAGTTTTACGATTTCGAGCGCATACGCGACGAGCTTCGCGCCCGCGGCTGCGTTTTCCGCACAGAAAGCGACAGCGAGATCGCGCTGCATCTCTATCGCGAATTCGGCACGGCGGGCCTCGAGCGCCTGCGCGGAGAGTTCGCGCTCGTGCTCTACGACGCGAACGAACGCCAACTCGTCGCCATGCGCGATCGCTTCGGGATCAAGCCGCTGTTCATCGCCGAACACGAGGGAGCGATCTATATCGGCTCCGAGATCAAGGCGCTGCTGGCGGCCGGCGTGCCGGCCATCTGGGACGAGGACGCCTATGTCTCACGCGGCTTCTATCTCTCGAACCAGACGCTGTTCAAAAAAGTCCGCAGCGTCGCGCCCGGGCGTTTCGTCACCGCGACGCCGAGCGGATTGCGCGAGCAGACCTATTGGGATCTCGATTTCAGTTCCGCGGATTCGCTCGACAACGATCGTTTCGACGAAGCGGAGGCGGTCGCCGGACTGCGGGAGAAAATTCTCGAAGCGGTGCGCTTGCGCTTGCGGTCGGATGTGCCGGTCGCCATCTATCTCAGCGGCGGAATCGATTCCTCGGCGATGCTCGGATGCGCGACGCATCTGAGCGGCGCTCCGCTCGACGCCTATAACCTCTCCTTCGTCGACTCCGAGGCCCATGACGAACGGCGCTTCGCCGAGCAGGCCGCGGCTCACGCCGGCGCGCGCTTCTGCTCGATTCCCGTGACGCAGAATGATCTCGCCGACAATTTCGACGACGCGCTGTGGCACAATGAAACGCCGTTCTTCAACGCGCATGGCGTCGCCAAATATCTTCTCAGCCGAGCGGTGCGGGACGCCGGTTTCAAAGTCGTGCTCACCGGCGAGGGCTCCGACGAGATTTTCGCCGGTTACCCGCATTTTCGGCGGGACATGCTGCTCTACAACGCGCAGCATCAAGATTGCGACGTCGTCGAGGAGCTGCGCTCGAAGCTGAAGGCGAGCGAGGCCGGCTATGCGCGCGAACGCCTTCCGTCGGATGCGACCTGGATGACGGCGCAACTCGGGCACGGCGTATCCTGGATCGACAATCAGTCGAGCTGGTTCGGCGCTCTACAAGCACTCTACGGCGGCGAGACGAGGCGGCGCTGGTCGGGGATCGGACCCTATCGACGCTTCTACAACGGAACGGCGCATCACCGGCTCGCCGGCCGCGATCCGGTGCATCGCTCGATGTATCTTTGGGCCAAGAGCTTTCTACCCAATTTCGTTTTGACGACGCTCGGCGATCGCATGGAGATGGCGCACAGCGTCGAAGGGCGAGTGCCGTTGCTGGACCATCATGTCGCCGAATACGCCTGTAGGCTTCCGGTCTGGCTCAAGATCAAAGGAGGCACGGAAAAGCATATCTTCCGCGAGGCGATGCGTCCGTTCCTCCCCGAGGCGCTCTACAAGCGCAAGAAGCACTATTTCCGGGCGCCCCCGGCGATGCTGCGTCATGACGACCGGCTCTCGCAGCTCGTTCGCGACGCGCTGCACGGCGACGCGTTGTTCGATCTACCCTTCTTCGACGCCAAACTGGTGCGTCGGGCCCTCGCGGAATTGCCGGGCCTGCCGCCGGACCAGCAGGCGCTGCTCGATCCGATGTTCATGGAAATCGCCAGCCTCTGTCTGATGCAGCGGCGCTTCCGCATGAACAGTGAAACAAGCGGCGCCACGGAAAATCTCGTCATGGAGGAGATGGCATGA